The following coding sequences are from one Eucalyptus grandis isolate ANBG69807.140 chromosome 11, ASM1654582v1, whole genome shotgun sequence window:
- the LOC120289704 gene encoding E3 ubiquitin-protein ligase MIB2-like, whose product MAEVKLSIGGEDVGMNNSMEYKNDKGASMEFLGDQKDSSKEENIWICRRQRMTHAFEFGRTAEGPDSAEIKKAAQTLVEVIKGAKVEEFISAIEWLKWLVERIDRSSILNFRGQSGCSLLHVAVASSKDDILQLLLFDADDQLMATQNDWGDTPFHTAAKTGNSKAVEMLIRRARKPLNDKRENQILTMKNKHGNTALHEAVLNRHVNVVSLLLKEDLEPVYLENEAKKSPLYLALDTGNSEILEILLSYSPEPSKIKGLPPVHGALVRPDYGKNLNLYVGNIYVCVN is encoded by the coding sequence ATGGCTGAGGTAAAGCTATCTATAGGAGGGGAGGACGTTGGCATGAACAACTCGATGGAGTACAAGAACGATAAAGGAGCTTCCATGGAATTTTTGGGGGATCAAAAGGATtcttctaaagaagaaaatatctGGATTTGTCGGCGTCAGAGAATGACTCATGCATTCGAGTTTGGGCGAACCGCAGAGGGACCAGATTCAGCAGAAATAAAGAAAGCTGCTCAAACACTTGTTGAGGTCATCAAAGGCGCCAAAGTCGAAGAATTTATTTCAGCAATCGAATGGCTGAAATGGCTTGTCGAACGAATTGATCGATCTAGCATTTTAAATTTCCGTGGCCAATCGGGTTGCTCACTGCTCCACGTTGCAGTAGCCAGCAGCAAGGACGACATCCTACAGCTTCTGCTTTTTGATGCCGATGACCAACTCATGGCCACCCAAAATGATTGGGGAGATACCCCCTTCCACACCGCAGCTAAGACCGGGAACTCAAAAGCGGTCGAGATGTTGATTCGCCGGGCGAGGAAACCCCTCAACGACAAGCGCGAGAATCAGATTCTGACGATGAAGAACAAACATGGAAACACTGCTTTGCACGAGGCTGTGCTCAATCGTCACGTTAACGTGGTGAGCCTTTTGTTGAAAGAAGATTTGGAGCCCGTGTACTTGGAGAACGAGGCAAAGAAATCTCCCCTGTACCTGGCCCTTGACACAGGCAACTCCGAGATACTTGAGATTTTACTTTCATACTCGCCCGAACCATCAAAGATAAAAGGCTTGCCGCCCGTTCATGGTGCCCTTGTGCGTCCTGACTATGGTAagaacctaaatctatatgtgGGAAATATCTATGTATGCGTAAACTGA
- the LOC120289501 gene encoding protein ACCELERATED CELL DEATH 6-like, whose protein sequence is MGHVLLIKKLYRESQSVNKRGQTVLHLAAKYGRASVVRYILRDSELGKLINERDYDGNTALHLAVMHSQLAALIPLVLDTRIDPRLLNHRDFTAFDIALDRIRKEYTFQKLLAFTLLRSVSPKSSADQIILKREARHEAFPVFFFIGLNEKLSDLNQLRDDVNTRLVVATLVTTVTFAAGFAVPGGFNSSDTASKDYRGMATMLDKRMFQSFAICNTIAMFCSMTSVVNLMLAHRSDAHLANAACWRATVSLSIALPAMSAAFLTGVILTVDKLPWLATTILILGYVFLLIITGGSLSQFFAPFIQCFPFFWRRLPPIRPLLSWFFLASIFFLGGETSISDDSEVDKTASETSASRALDGGGED, encoded by the exons ATGGGTCATGTTTTACTAATCAAGAAGCTATATCGGGAATCACAATCGGTAAACAAGCGAGGACAGACCGTTCTTCATTTGGCAGCAAAGTATGGGAGAGCTTCAGTAGTGAGATATATACTCAGAGATTCAGAACTGGGGAAGTTAATAAATGAAAGAGATTATGATGGAAATACAGCTTTGCACTTAGCCGTGATGCATTCACAACTTGCCGCTTTAATTCCTCTCGTGCTGGATACAAGAATTGACCCCCGTCTTCTGAACCACAGAGACTTCACTGCTTTTGACATCGCCCTAGATCGCATCAGAAAGGAGTATACGTTTCAAAAG CTACTGGCATTCACGCTGTTGCGAAGCGTGTCACCTAAAAGCTCAGCAGATCAAATCATACTTAAGCGGGAAGCTCGACATGAAGCGTTTccagtgtttttttttattggccTTAACGAAAAGTTGTCAGACCTGAACCAACTGAGGGATGATGTCAATACCCGCCTGGTGGTGGCAACACTTGTCACCACTGTGACTTTCGCAGCTGGTTTCGCAGTTCCTGGAGGTTTTAACAGCTCAGACACGGCCTCCAAAGATTACCGGGGCATGGCTACAATGCTGGACAAGAGAATGTTCCAGAGCTTCGCTATTTGCAACACCATCGCGATGTTTTGCTCAATGACCTCGGTCGTCAACCTCATGCTGGCACACCGGAGCGACGCCCACTTAGCAAATGCTGCATGCTGGCGTGCAACAGTGTCGCTGTCAATTGCACTCCCGGCAATGTCTGCTGCTTTCTTAACTGGTGTCATTTTGACCGTTGACAAGCTCCCTTGGCTTGCTACCACGATATTAATTCTGGGATACGTTTTCCTCCTCATTATCACAGGTGGTTCATTATCACAGTTTTTTGCTCCATTTATACAGTGctttcccttcttttggagACGCCTTCCCCCTATTCGTCCTCTGCTATCCTGGTTTTTTCTcgcttccattttttttcttggaggTGAGACGAGCATTTCGGATGACTCGGAAGTGGACAAAACGGCGAGCGAGACCTCTGCTAGTCGGGCTCTGGACGGTGGCGGTGAAGATTGA